Proteins from a genomic interval of Thunnus thynnus chromosome 5, fThuThy2.1, whole genome shotgun sequence:
- the foxb1a gene encoding forkhead box protein B1a produces the protein MPRPGRNTYSDQKPPYSYISLTAMAIQSCPEKMLPLSEIYKFIMDRFPYYRENTQRWQNSLRHNLSFNDCFIKIPRRPDQPGKGSFWALHPSCGDMFENGSFLRRRKRFKVLGASDHLASSKQSDAAHYLQQQAKLRLSALAATGTHLPQMSSYNLGVSQTSTFKHPFAIENIIAREYKVPGSLAFSTMQSMSAGYPLHNQLTTAWPHMYNTSVIDTAAPISMASSDYSAYGVPIKSLCHGGQSLPAIPVPIKPTPTSMAGFSALPPHIPAFLSNSPQSLSPTSPQTATSQSSPATPSETLTSPSTLQSVAVH, from the coding sequence ATGCCTCGTCCGGGGAGAAACACTTACAGCGACCAGAAGCCACCTTACTCCTACATCTCCCTCACTGCCATGGCGATCCAGAGCTGCCCGGAGAAGATGCTTCCCCTCAGTGAAATTTACAAGTTCATCATGGATAGATTCCCTTATTACAGAGAAAACACTCAGCGGTGGCAAAACTCTCTGCGACACAACTTGTCCTTCAACGACTGCTTTATCAAAATCCCCCGGCGCCCAGACCAGCCAGGTAAGGGCAGTTTCTGGGCACTGCACCCCAGCTGCGGGGACATGTTTGAGAATGGAAGTTTCTTGAGACGCCGCAAAAGGTTCAAAGTGTTGGGAGCATCTGATCATTTGGCCTCGAGTAAGCAGTCAGATGCTGCCCATTACCTCCAGCAGCAAGCCAAACTGAGACTGAGCGCCCTGGCAGCCACTGGCACACACCTGCCCCAAATGTCAAGTTACAACCTCGGAGTGTCTCAGACGTCAACTTTTAAGCATCCGTTCGCCATTGAGAACATCATCGCCAGAGAGTACAAGGTCCCGGGAAGTCTGGCGTTCTCCACCATGCAGTCCATGTCTGCCGGGTACCCGCTTCACAACCAGCTGACGACAGCCTGGCCCCACATGTATAACACCAGCGTGATTGACACGGCGGCCCCAATCTCCATGGCAAGCAGCGACTACAGTGCCTATGGCGTGCCCATCAAGTCCCTGTGTCACGGTGGACAGTCGTTACCGGCTATTCCTGTGCCAATCAAGCCAACCCCGACCTCCATGGCCGGTTTCTCGGCGTTACCTCCACACATCCCCGCGTTTCTATCAAACTCTCCACAGTCTCTGAGCCCGACGTCCCCACAGACAGCGACGAGCCAAAGCAGCCCTGCGACCCCGAGCGAGACTCTGACGAGCCCCTCCACACTGCAGTCTGTGGCTGTGCACTGA